The region TGGGATCGGGCGGGTAATCTGTACCTCACCGTAGGTAACAACACCGGAAACCAGCAGGCTGCCCAGACCGACGAACGCCCCGACCGCAGTAGTTGGGACGATCAGGGCCATGCCGGCAACACCAACGACTTACGGGGAAAAATCCTCCGGATTCATCCCGAAGCCGATGGTACGTACTCCATTCCGGAAGGAAACCTGTTCCCAAAAGGCACCGAACCGTCGGACCGCGCCAAAACCCGCCCCGAAATTTACTCTATGGGGCATCGTAATGCCTGGCGTATTTCAATCGACAGCCAGACGGGTTATGTGTACTGGGGCGAAATCGGTCCCGATGCGACCAAGGATTCTGAAATTGGTCCGCGTGGTTACGATGAACTAAACCAAGCCCGCAAGCCGGGCAATTTTGGTTGGCCGTGGTTCGTAGGAAACAATCAGGCATTTCCGGTGTATGATTACGCCAACAAGAAGCCACTGGAGAAAAAAGATCCGAAAAACCCGGTTAACAATTCGCCTAATAATACCGGGCTGACGAATCTGCCGCCAACGGCTCCTTCGTTTATTTATTACCCATACGCGGTTTCGGAAGAGTTTCCACTGGTGGGAACGGGTTCACGGTCGGCAACGGGCGGGCCGGTTTATCGCCAGGCCGACTTTAAAGGGGCCAAGCGGCCCTGGCCAGCGTATTACGAAGGGAAATGGCTCGTTACTGACTTTTCCCGAGGCTGGATTATGGCCGTTTCTATGGATGCCGAGGGGAATTACAAGGGTATGGAGCGGGTTCTGCCTACTTATCACCCGGTGGAGCCCATCGACATGAAGTTTGGCCCCGACGGCGACCTGTACGTACTCGAATACGGTAGCAACTGGTTCCGAAAAAGCGACAATGCCCGCCTTGTCCGGATTGAGTACAACAGTGGCAACCGGAAGCCAATTGTGCAGGCATCGGTAGCGACGAATCAAGGCAGTAAGTCGGGCGGTACGTTGCCGCTTCAGGTCACATTATCGGCCGATGGGAGCAAGGATAATGATGGCGATGCGCTCAGCTACCAGTGGAAAGTGACCTCGCCGGGTATTGCCCCAAAGGTGTTTACGACTGCTAATCCCACCGTTACCTTCGACAAAGCCGGTGTTTACACCGCCACGCTGACGGTCACGGATGCGCATGGTGCCGCTAACAGCCAGTCGGTACGCATCATTGCCGGAAACGAAGCACCCGTTGTCGCGGTGAATCTGACAGGAAATAAAACCTTCTTTTTCCCCGATCAGCCCATTCAGTACGCAGTCAATGTGTCGGATAGGGAAGATGGTACCCTGGCTAAATCAACCGCTGCTCCGGGCCAGATAAGTCCGGCTCGGGTGGCTATGAGCATCGACTACACCTCCGAAGGCTTCGATTATGCCGAAGTAATGCAGGGGCAGCGGAGCGTCGATGCGTCTACGCAATATGCTGTGGCACAGGCGCTGATTAGCCAGAGCGATTGTAAAGTATGCCACCAGATCGACACCAAGTCGGTGGGGCCTGCCTTCACTGCCGTTGCCGCTAAATACAAGGGAGACACCGGAGCACCGGCGCGACTCGTCAGCAAAATCCGACAGGGTGGTGTAGGCGTCTGGGGCGATGTTGCCATGCCTGGTCACCCGGCCATGTCGGTTGCCGATGCGGGTATTCTGGTGAACTATATTCTGCATATCAACGAAAAAACGCTCAGCAGCTTACCCATGGAGGGTACCTATACCCTGAAAATTCCGGAAGGCGACAAAGGCAACGGGTCCGTACTGATTCGGGCGGCTTACACCGACCGGGGCAAGGCAGCCGCTAAAGGCGGCAAGCCTGTACCGGCCCAGACCAGTGAGCAGTTACTGGTACTGCGCAGCCCACAACTCGATGCGTCTACCGCTGCGATTATTCGTGGTGCAGAGGTAAAAGCTAAAGGTATGGGCAAAGGGGAGAATGTGATTCCATACGCAAACAGCTACATCGGTTTCCGGAAGCTGGATCTAACGGGTATCAAGCAGCTTGAACTGACGGCGTCGGCACAGCGACGCGAAGGAAGTTCGGGCGGTACCATCGAGGTTCACCTCGACTCGCCCACCGGCCCCCTCGCTGGTGAAACAGTTGTTGAACTGGCACCGGAAGTGGACATGGAAAAGCTGATGGCTCAGCTGGAAGCCGGACCGAAACCACCCGCCGGTGGTGCCAATGGTTCGGCAGCAACACCCGGTGGCCCTGCTGCTCCCGGCGAACCTGCTAAACCCCGGCCCAATCCATTTGCTCGGCCCCCTGTGTACCTGACGCTGAAAAATGCGGAGGGTGTTCACGACGTGTATTTTGTCTTTAAAAACGATCAGGCAAAAAACATACAGCCGTTAATGTCGCTGTCGAGCATTAAGTTTATGAATAAAGAGAAGTAATAAGCTGTCCCAACAAAAATTGGCTGGCGTGGGCGTAATGCTCATGCCAGCCAATTTTTGTTGGGACAGCCGTATGTAGAATAGTGCTTATGGACGGGCGTAGTATCAAAAAGTCCATCCTATAGCCAACTAGGCTTTTTGGTTCAGCGTCTCTCGGTCAAATCCGGCGATCTGACGGTATCGGTCCATAACGGCTTTTAGGTCTTCGTAGGGAATGGCGTCAGCCGGGTGCTTAAAGCCATTGGGTGCGGCCTCCTCCATCATATCCATGATCTGGTCGGGACCTTTCTGCCGGTTTTGCAAAACGACCTGAGTCGTTGCCGGTATGCGCTGCCGCTCATAGCGTTCGAGGGCGTCAAAGACAGTGGCTGCCTCAACCAGTGCCTGGGTTAACGCTTCGGCGTCCAGAATAGCCTGCGACGCACCATTGGAGCCTATGGGATACATCGGGTGAGCGGCATCGCCCAGTAGTGTGCTCCGACCGAATGACCATTTAGGTAACGGGTCGCGATCCGACATGGGGAACTCATACACGGCTTTAGCCCCCGCAATCATGGCCGGAACATCAAGCCAGTCGAACCGCCAGTCTTTGTAGATATCTACGAGCCGGGCCTGATCGGCTTGCCGGTTCCAGTCACGGACGGTCATTTGCGTACTTTCTTCCCGCAAATTAGCGACCCAGTTGACGAGCTGTTTACCGTTCCCGTCTACGTTACCAATTGGGTAAACGACCATTTTCTGCTTCAGATGGCCGATCATGACCATCGACCGGCTCGTCAGGAAAGGAGCCATGCTGGTCGTACCCCGATACAGTACATTGCCTGAAAAGCAGGGGTTTGCTTCTTCAGGGTAAAGGTTGTGACGCACCACCGAATGAATGCCGTCGCATCCAACCAGTACATCGCCGGTAGCCTGACCAAGCTGTTTGCCCGTGGCCCGGTCGATGAACGTGGCCGTAACGCCATCGGCGGTTTGGTCGAACGAGGCAAGATGATGACCGGCACGAATGGCGTCTTTACCGATAACCCGCAGCACTTCCTCCACGAGAAGTTGCTGGAAATTTCCGCGATGTACCGAAAACTGCGGCCATAAATAACCGGCATGACGACCCCTGGGTTCGTCCCAGAAAAGTTGCCCGTGTTTATTATAATACCGTAAATCCTGCGTTTCAACGGCAATATCGGCCAGTTTTTCGGCCAGTCCCAGGTTTGTCAGTACCCGTACACAGTGGGGAAGCAGGTTGATGCCCACGCCAAGGGGTTTGATCTGCGGCACCGATTCATAGACACTCACCTCGAAACCGGCCTGATGCAGGCTTAGAGCAGTGGTTAACCCGCCAATGCCTCCGCCAATAATAAGAACTTTCATAGCTGGCTATTCTTTCTACACAAATCCATATGACTTATGCTTACAAAAAGACAACTTATTGTCTCCATTATCCAATTGAATTTTCTTACTTTGTGATAAGTATATGTTATCAGTAGCTATGGAATTACGTCAGCTTCGTTACTTCGTTGAAGTCGCGCAGGAACTGCATTACAGACGGGCCGCTGGTCGGCTTTTTGTTTCTCAGCCAGCCCTCAGTCAGCAGATAAAATTGCTGGAAGACGAACTGGGGGTGGAGCTGTTTGTCCGGAGCCGACGAGCTGTTCAGCGGAAAGTAGAGCTGACCGACGCGGGCCAAGTACTTTTAAAAGAGGCTCGTCAGTTACTTCAACTAAGTCAGCAGGCTATAGAGGCTACCCGGCGGGCAGGGTTGCAGCAACCAATTCGGATGGGTGTTTTCAAGACGTTGCTTCGGAGCCGTATTGTCGATGTGATGACGCTGTTGTCGGAGCGGGTTCCGCAGGTGACCGTCAAACTGGTTGAATTACCTTCTTTTCTGGCGGTGCAGCAGGCACTGATTGATAACACGATCGATTTGGGGCTTACCATTCTGCCGCTGCAGTTTTCTGGTCTATCGGCTATTCCATTCACCAAAAGCTCCATATCCGTACTGTTGCCCCGGCATCATGCACTGGCCCGGCTGGACAGCCTTTCGCTGGCTCAGTTACAGCACGAATCATGGGTTGAAATTCCAGCCCCACTCAACCCGGTCTTCGAATCGGTTGAGTGGCTTTGCCGACAGGCGGGTTACCAGCGGCATATTGCGCAGGAAGTAACGTCGCTCGATTTGCTGGCCGAACTGGTGCAGCTTGGTAAGGGCGTAGCGCTGATCCCGTCTCATTTCAACGTGAGTCAGTTGGCGGGTGTGGTCGCTATACCCCTGGTTAATCAACAGAATAGCCCTTATGTGGAACTGGAACTCCAGCATGTGATGGCGTATTTATCAAGCAATTCGTCGCCAGCGATTGTTGCGCTTGGGCAGCAAATGCAACTTGGCGCGTAGCTTTACGCTGAATACGTGGCTCCATGTATAGATCAACAACCGCTTCATACCCTTACTGTGTCAATTCATTCAGTTTAAATAACAGGTCAGGCAGACTGTCCCTGACGAGGTTTATTCGGCGCTCTACATTTGTGCAGAACTAAATAAAACTCAATCAAATACTGTAATGAACATGACACATGTAAGTCGTTTACTAGCCTGGGTATTCGTTGTAACAATGCCCCTTTGGTTTGGCAGCTGCAAAAACAATGACAGCAACGGTGGAGATCCTGTAACGCCAAACTCGGTGGAAGGAAGCTGGAAAATTTCGGGTATGAAGCTATCCGATGGCAAAACAACCCAGGATTACCTGGCACTGATGAAACAGTATGCCGGTGAGGATGTCGTTGCCTGTCTGACTGATATAACCTTCACGCTCAAGGGTAATGGCACCGTAACCGGTACTGATTCGCCGAAGTGTAAGTCTAATGGGGCTGATGAATACAACCCCGTCGGAAAACAGGCTACCTGGAAAACAGCGGGGAATAAACTGACAATTACCGGCGAGGACGGCCCGTCTACCTACGATTATACCATCAATGGAAACGTAATGACCTGGAGCATTCTGGAAAAGGATGACCTTGATGGCGATGGGGTCGAGGAAACCTACACCACCACGGTCGAATTCAAACGGGTATAACTATATAGCTCGTCAGTCACTAACACCCCCAAACGCAAGCCTGCGGAAGACGCGTATCAACACGAGTTTTCCGCAGGCCTGTTCATTCAGTACATTCATGCAGGGTGGTAATGTAGCTCTCCAGATACGCTGGCATCGCTTTGCTTTTATATTGCAGGATATAGCGTGGATGGTCGAGGGTGACGATCCGCTCGAAGAAACCCTGTTGGTCGTTCAGTCTGCGTAGATACGTTTCGTTTTTCCGGCCCAGACACACGGCTATGCGCCTGTTACTGCCAAATTCCAGTTGCGTACGAACGGTGTCGGTAATGGATGGCCAAAGGGCTTCGGTGGTGGCCCGGTCATCGTAAAAGTTGTAGTTTTTAGGGCCGCTGCCCGGCATGGTTTTGGTAAGCGCCAGCGGAAATAGAGAGGTCAGGAAAAAGCGGCTATAAAACGCCTTCGCCCCACCAAACGCATCGACGACCTGATAAATGAACCGGCTCGACAGTTCGGGTGTATCTCGTAAGTCGTTGTCGATGCCGCAATACCGGCGCAGGTTTTGGGGTGTGGTAAAGGAAATGCCCGTTACGCCCGCGCCAAATCGCCCCGGATTGATACCTAGTATAAACACACGCGGAGTGGTATCGGAAAAAAAGCTAGTGTAGAACTCGCTGACAATGGCCTTTACCTCCGGCTGCTGATAGGGATTCATGACGCCTGTATCGGGCGGCAGGTTGGTCGGAGCAGCCAGCGAGTCATAATACGCAATGGCTTTGTCGGCGAAGGTTGTCATTTTTAGCTACTGTTTAGAAAGCTAAAGGGTGAGTGGTGAGCGGCAGGTCAAACGCCATATCTTCAAGACATGGCGTTTGACCTGCCGCTCACCACTCACCCTTTAGCGAAAGCTGCTTTATTTAATGTTTTTCCGGCGGTTGCGCTGGAAGTCCTCGAACATCATATTGCCTAAACCCTGCAAACCACTGTAATAAGCCCGGCCATTGTTTACTTTGGTAAACTCCTGCACAAACTGCTTGAGGTAGGGGTCTGAAGCAATCATGAACGTCGTGATAGGAATCTCCAGCCGACGGCATTGGGCGGCCAATGTCAGAGTTTTGCTAACGACTTTGCGGTCGAGTCCGAATGAGTTCTTGTAGTATTTGATCCCTTCTTTCAAACAGGTCGGTTTGCCGTCGGTGATCATGAATATCTGCTTGTTCTTGTTCTTCCGCCGACGCAGCAGGTCCATAGACAGTTCAAGTCCGGCTACCGTATTGGTGTGGTAAGGGCCAACTTCCAGATAGGGAAGCTCTTTAGCCTGAATCTGCCAGGC is a window of Spirosoma linguale DSM 74 DNA encoding:
- a CDS encoding transcriptional regulator, LysR family (PFAM: LysR substrate-binding; regulatory protein LysR~KEGG: ade:Adeh_2212 LysR family transcriptional regulator); this encodes MLSVAMELRQLRYFVEVAQELHYRRAAGRLFVSQPALSQQIKLLEDELGVELFVRSRRAVQRKVELTDAGQVLLKEARQLLQLSQQAIEATRRAGLQQPIRMGVFKTLLRSRIVDVMTLLSERVPQVTVKLVELPSFLAVQQALIDNTIDLGLTILPLQFSGLSAIPFTKSSISVLLPRHHALARLDSLSLAQLQHESWVEIPAPLNPVFESVEWLCRQAGYQRHIAQEVTSLDLLAELVQLGKGVALIPSHFNVSQLAGVVAIPLVNQQNSPYVELELQHVMAYLSSNSSPAIVALGQQMQLGA
- a CDS encoding monooxygenase FAD-binding protein (PFAM: monooxygenase FAD-binding~KEGG: bja:bll2502 hypothetical protein) — its product is MKVLIIGGGIGGLTTALSLHQAGFEVSVYESVPQIKPLGVGINLLPHCVRVLTNLGLAEKLADIAVETQDLRYYNKHGQLFWDEPRGRHAGYLWPQFSVHRGNFQQLLVEEVLRVIGKDAIRAGHHLASFDQTADGVTATFIDRATGKQLGQATGDVLVGCDGIHSVVRHNLYPEEANPCFSGNVLYRGTTSMAPFLTSRSMVMIGHLKQKMVVYPIGNVDGNGKQLVNWVANLREESTQMTVRDWNRQADQARLVDIYKDWRFDWLDVPAMIAGAKAVYEFPMSDRDPLPKWSFGRSTLLGDAAHPMYPIGSNGASQAILDAEALTQALVEAATVFDALERYERQRIPATTQVVLQNRQKGPDQIMDMMEEAAPNGFKHPADAIPYEDLKAVMDRYRQIAGFDRETLNQKA
- a CDS encoding PKD domain containing protein (PFAM: PKD domain containing protein; cytochrome c class I~SMART: PKD domain containing protein~KEGG: sde:Sde_0722 Crp/FNR family transcriptional regulator), with protein sequence MRKTIINTGKRTTRLPGLFNLCVNAGLLLGLASFVMQDGSTKPDETRFTPVVLAEDLDEPMVFEVAKDGTAFIIERKGALKKYDPVTKTVDLIATIPVNTKYTSAQGRVSEAEEGLLGLSLDPNFEQNHWMYLYYAHPTEKKHILTRWEYRNEKLVENSQKVMLEVTTQREVCCHTGGGMTWDRAGNLYLTVGNNTGNQQAAQTDERPDRSSWDDQGHAGNTNDLRGKILRIHPEADGTYSIPEGNLFPKGTEPSDRAKTRPEIYSMGHRNAWRISIDSQTGYVYWGEIGPDATKDSEIGPRGYDELNQARKPGNFGWPWFVGNNQAFPVYDYANKKPLEKKDPKNPVNNSPNNTGLTNLPPTAPSFIYYPYAVSEEFPLVGTGSRSATGGPVYRQADFKGAKRPWPAYYEGKWLVTDFSRGWIMAVSMDAEGNYKGMERVLPTYHPVEPIDMKFGPDGDLYVLEYGSNWFRKSDNARLVRIEYNSGNRKPIVQASVATNQGSKSGGTLPLQVTLSADGSKDNDGDALSYQWKVTSPGIAPKVFTTANPTVTFDKAGVYTATLTVTDAHGAANSQSVRIIAGNEAPVVAVNLTGNKTFFFPDQPIQYAVNVSDREDGTLAKSTAAPGQISPARVAMSIDYTSEGFDYAEVMQGQRSVDASTQYAVAQALISQSDCKVCHQIDTKSVGPAFTAVAAKYKGDTGAPARLVSKIRQGGVGVWGDVAMPGHPAMSVADAGILVNYILHINEKTLSSLPMEGTYTLKIPEGDKGNGSVLIRAAYTDRGKAAAKGGKPVPAQTSEQLLVLRSPQLDASTAAIIRGAEVKAKGMGKGENVIPYANSYIGFRKLDLTGIKQLELTASAQRREGSSGGTIEVHLDSPTGPLAGETVVELAPEVDMEKLMAQLEAGPKPPAGGANGSAATPGGPAAPGEPAKPRPNPFARPPVYLTLKNAEGVHDVYFVFKNDQAKNIQPLMSLSSIKFMNKEK